A portion of the Paenibacillus sp. PvR098 genome contains these proteins:
- a CDS encoding pilus assembly protein: protein MYKRIYRFLRDPAGQITLEASLTLPVIFLATVLLLFLALFSYHQASLHYTAAMTADRAAYIWDNSRKDPYTGAVKSGENDGLYWRLTNDNVSHMFSFLLPMPSATVSLPLNQNSATPDGGPQGKLVRAASTMSADEAQGELGYENYGVLRLVRAALHKPVQLPDFAERLWGKANVSGVSKSYVIDPVETIRTTDLTRTFIGEIQGRIKPRDALAAMVEPKTSIKEPQQITGHEQAAKYLQVLVSGKEDEIEVHPGTKRIIDAIDAGGVAHAAYYHFTEKQLREVQMPKDAELLKKGKVNGVVWHFFKRSDQAKVKLSSGLLRELERNGVVVVIHE, encoded by the coding sequence TCACATTGGAGGCGTCGCTTACGCTGCCGGTCATTTTTCTGGCGACGGTGCTGCTTTTATTTCTCGCGCTCTTTAGTTATCACCAAGCTTCGTTGCATTATACGGCTGCCATGACGGCTGACCGGGCGGCCTATATTTGGGATAACAGCAGAAAGGATCCGTACACAGGCGCGGTGAAGTCGGGAGAGAACGACGGATTATATTGGCGGCTTACGAACGACAATGTGTCTCATATGTTCAGCTTTTTGCTGCCAATGCCGTCCGCGACCGTTAGTCTTCCGCTAAATCAGAACAGCGCAACTCCAGATGGTGGACCCCAAGGGAAGCTTGTAAGGGCTGCGAGCACCATGTCAGCTGATGAAGCTCAAGGGGAGCTGGGATACGAAAATTACGGTGTACTGCGTCTCGTACGGGCAGCGCTTCATAAGCCGGTGCAGCTTCCGGACTTCGCAGAAAGGCTTTGGGGCAAAGCGAATGTTAGCGGAGTGTCCAAATCCTATGTCATTGATCCGGTGGAGACGATCCGCACAACGGATCTAACACGGACGTTTATCGGAGAGATTCAAGGCCGTATCAAGCCCAGAGATGCACTCGCGGCAATGGTCGAACCCAAAACCTCCATTAAAGAGCCCCAGCAAATTACAGGTCATGAGCAAGCTGCTAAATATTTGCAAGTCTTGGTAAGTGGCAAGGAGGACGAAATCGAGGTTCATCCCGGAACCAAGCGAATAATTGACGCTATAGATGCAGGCGGGGTAGCCCATGCAGCTTACTATCATTTTACTGAAAAGCAATTACGTGAGGTTCAGATGCCGAAAGATGCCGAGCTGCTTAAAAAAGGGAAAGTGAATGGTGTCGTCTGGCATTTTTTCAAGCGGTCCGATCAAGCCAAGGTCAAATTATCGTCTGGCTTGCTTCGTGAATTGGAGCGAAACGGGGTCGTCGTAGTTATTCATGAATAA